Sequence from the Maribacter algicola genome:
TAATCGTGGGTACTGCCTACGGAATGAAAGAAGGCGAAACTTCAGGTCTTTTGGAAGGGAACACAGGTATTTTTAAAATTGAGGTAACCAAGAAAACCGAGGCCCCTAAATTGGACAATTATGCTACGTATGCGAACACCTTGAAGACCAACGCGGCCAACAGGGTGAATTCCGAAGTTTACAACGCGCTTAAGGAGTCTTCAGAAATTGAGGACAAAAGAGCTACTTTCTACTAAAACTTTTTAAAAATAATATCAATAGGCCCTCCCAACGGAGGGCCTTTTTTATAGGATTATTTTGAAATATGGAATTACAGTGGTATATCCCTTTTTGCTGAAGTAGTCCATTTCCTCTTGCCCTCCAGTTGCCAATATAAAGTCACCGCCCCAGGCTCCTAGACTTTTGATACAGCCTTGATAGTCGGGAAAAAGTTGGTTTTTAATCGTTTCGACTTTTAAGGTTTTGGAAAGTAAATGCTCATGCGTATTTATTACAGTTTCAAATGTTCCAAGATCTTTCGCTGCTATAAGTTGAGTGGTAAGACCGTTTATTTGGGCAATAAGCTCTTTTTTATCAATATTTAATTGACGATATGCCTTAATAGCCTCCCTGCTATTTTGTTTTTTGTTCAAGTAGATAAAGAAAAGTCGGTCTTTAAACAGTGGGTCAAAAGGCACCTTTTCTACCTGAGGATTGCCTTCCTTTTTTTGATAAACAATGGGAGTATCGTTTTGGGCACAGGCAATGTCATAT
This genomic interval carries:
- a CDS encoding GYDIA family GHMP kinase is translated as MIKEFYSNGKLLLTGEYAILDGAKGLAIPTKFGQYLSVKNSTTGQINWQSLTEKNTPWFTADLSLKDLQILATSDVKSAERLVSVLREAKALNPSFLDACDGVFVDTKLTFPKDWGLGSSSTLVNNMANWAKVNPFELLGATFGGSGYDIACAQNDTPIVYQKKEGNPQVEKVPFDPLFKDRLFFIYLNKKQNSREAIKAYRQLNIDKKELIAQINGLTTQLIAAKDLGTFETVINTHEHLLSKTLKVETIKNQLFPDYQGCIKSLGAWGGDFILATGGQEEMDYFSKKGYTTVIPYFKIIL